One genomic window of Mogibacterium diversum includes the following:
- a CDS encoding Fur family transcriptional regulator, with protein MIKYSKQRQAIKDQLSNRGDHPTAETLYSELKTNMPNLSIATVYRNLKQLEGMGEISTIITDGAMRYDYNVKPHAHFFCNRCGAVLDIDTDKEQIVKIGQGSFTGSIEGCEVKFYGLCTDCVAKSRA; from the coding sequence ATGATTAAGTATAGCAAGCAGCGTCAAGCGATTAAAGACCAATTATCGAATAGAGGAGATCATCCGACAGCTGAGACTCTATATTCTGAGCTTAAAACTAATATGCCTAATCTTAGTATTGCAACTGTATATAGAAATCTTAAGCAACTTGAAGGAATGGGTGAAATTTCGACAATTATCACGGATGGGGCGATGAGGTATGATTATAATGTGAAGCCCCACGCACATTTTTTCTGCAATAGATGTGGTGCTGTCCTCGATATTGATACCGATAAGGAGCAAATCGTTAAAATTGGCCAGGGTAGTTTTACTGGCTCAATAGAGGGGTGCGAGGTTAAATTTTATGGACTTTGTACCGACTGCGTGGCAAAGAGCCGTGCATAG
- a CDS encoding acyl-CoA dehydratase activase: MFTLGLDIGSTTSKSVILEDGKKIVAKALRVGGLGTAGPEEVIAEIMKVSGLNESDISCSVVTGYGRNKYEGCDLEVSELTCHALGSQIIFPEVRTVIDIGGQDAKVICLNDSGRMTNFVMNDKCAAGTGRFLDVMANILRADISELEVLASKADSPATISSTCTVFAESEVISQLANGESRENVIAGICNSVASRVSSLARRAGVKEKVCMSGGVAKNGAVRDAMSKALEVQIEYDSLAQYFGAIGAAVYAFRSNKK, translated from the coding sequence ATGTTTACTCTTGGGCTAGACATAGGATCAACTACATCGAAGAGCGTGATACTCGAGGATGGAAAAAAGATTGTCGCAAAGGCTCTAAGAGTTGGAGGGCTTGGTACAGCTGGTCCAGAGGAAGTCATAGCGGAGATTATGAAGGTCTCAGGACTTAATGAATCTGATATTTCATGTAGCGTTGTTACTGGTTATGGAAGAAATAAGTACGAAGGCTGTGATCTAGAAGTAAGCGAACTCACATGTCATGCACTAGGGAGTCAAATTATTTTTCCTGAAGTGAGGACTGTAATAGATATAGGCGGTCAGGACGCAAAAGTAATCTGCCTTAACGATTCAGGAAGGATGACAAACTTTGTGATGAATGATAAGTGCGCAGCTGGGACAGGTAGATTCCTAGATGTGATGGCGAACATACTAAGAGCAGATATTTCTGAATTAGAGGTATTAGCATCAAAAGCGGATAGTCCTGCTACTATCTCAAGCACATGCACAGTCTTTGCTGAATCGGAAGTGATTAGCCAGCTTGCTAATGGTGAGAGCAGAGAAAATGTGATCGCTGGAATCTGTAACAGCGTAGCCTCAAGGGTTAGTTCACTTGCGCGTAGAGCCGGAGTCAAAGAGAAGGTATGTATGTCAGGTGGCGTTGCAAAAAACGGTGCAGTAAGAGATGCGATGAGTAAAGCTCTCGAAGTTCAGATAGAGTATGATTCACTTGCACAGTATTTTGGAGCAATCGGTGCAGCTGTTTATGCTTTTAGAAGTAATAAAAAATAG
- a CDS encoding NADH peroxidase — MAKYVCQVCGYVHEGDQAPEKCPVCGVPAEKFKKQEGEMSWAAEHVVGVAQGASEDIMADLRANFEGECSEVGMYLAMARVAHREGYPEVGLYYEKAAYEEAEHAAKFAELLGEVLTDSTKKNLQLRVDAENGATAGKFDLAKRAKAANLDAIHDTVHEMARDEARHGKAFAGLLKRYFG, encoded by the coding sequence ATGGCTAAGTATGTATGTCAGGTATGTGGTTACGTTCACGAGGGAGATCAGGCACCAGAGAAATGTCCTGTTTGCGGAGTTCCTGCGGAGAAGTTCAAGAAGCAGGAAGGTGAGATGTCTTGGGCAGCTGAGCATGTTGTAGGTGTTGCTCAGGGTGCTAGCGAGGACATCATGGCTGATCTAAGAGCTAACTTTGAGGGAGAGTGTAGCGAGGTAGGTATGTACCTTGCAATGGCTAGAGTTGCTCATAGAGAAGGATATCCTGAAGTTGGACTATACTACGAGAAGGCTGCTTACGAAGAGGCAGAGCACGCTGCTAAGTTCGCTGAGCTTCTAGGAGAGGTTCTAACAGACAGCACAAAGAAGAATCTACAGTTGAGAGTAGATGCTGAGAATGGTGCAACTGCTGGAAAGTTTGACCTAGCTAAGAGAGCTAAGGCTGCTAATCTAGATGCAATTCATGACACAGTTCATGAGATGGCTAGAGATGAGGCTAGACACGGTAAGGCATTTGCTGGACTTCTAAAGAGATACTTTGGCTAA
- a CDS encoding ABC transporter ATP-binding protein, with amino-acid sequence MFKVKEIEKSFKNKEVLKGVTFEISEGDRVALLGGNGAGKSTLLKIIAGQIVANSGEVDTSLDFQTEISMMPQADILIDDLTVFEIVSLKCKMNKLSDVCIEELLMMVELQEHQKQYVGSLSGGQKRRLSLLLTILNSPKLIFLDEPTTGMDLESVDNFWKLLENKNYTSVIVTHDFNQIDHFFTKVLILKDGIITANESVESIHDSGRTIEQYYREKIEMEG; translated from the coding sequence ATGTTTAAAGTAAAAGAGATAGAGAAATCGTTTAAAAATAAAGAAGTTTTAAAGGGTGTTACATTTGAGATTTCAGAAGGAGATAGAGTCGCGTTGCTCGGAGGTAACGGTGCTGGCAAGAGCACTCTTCTTAAGATAATTGCTGGACAGATAGTGGCTAACTCAGGTGAAGTAGATACTAGCCTTGATTTTCAGACTGAAATAAGCATGATGCCACAAGCAGATATACTTATCGATGATTTGACAGTATTTGAAATCGTTAGTCTAAAGTGCAAAATGAATAAATTAAGCGATGTCTGTATTGAGGAACTACTCATGATGGTTGAACTTCAAGAACATCAGAAGCAGTATGTCGGAAGCTTATCTGGTGGACAGAAAAGACGTTTATCACTTTTACTGACGATACTTAATTCTCCTAAGCTTATTTTTTTAGATGAACCGACTACAGGTATGGACCTTGAATCGGTAGATAATTTTTGGAAGCTACTCGAGAATAAGAATTACACATCGGTAATTGTCACTCATGACTTCAATCAGATAGATCATTTCTTTACGAAGGTGCTCATCTTGAAGGATGGAATAATAACTGCAAATGAATCAGTGGAGTCCATCCATGATTCTGGCAGGACAATAGAACAGTATTACCGTGAGAAAATCGAAATGGAGGGCTAA
- a CDS encoding ABC transporter yields MKMIQLKQVLRNKRFLLFTIFVPVIWYVFISNVQKGVLPNIVFGIAVFIGIIGNSLATFSKRIATNIEFYSFESRFTRYAVKDYLLDQMLVQLALNTLIFMAVLAFAVSFFNLHVTTSLVVQFLLLTVMGIYFSIIGFVLGVRVDAKTLDTISFPAIILAAMTIIPFASLGADGGFIGAVSKIQMIFPGYYYSDIVTAISSGRPVDSKDVLLFLIVFILNIIPLYLIVPRVKEIKSR; encoded by the coding sequence ATGAAGATGATACAATTAAAACAGGTTTTAAGAAATAAAAGATTCCTGCTTTTTACTATATTCGTTCCTGTTATATGGTATGTGTTTATTTCCAATGTGCAAAAGGGTGTTTTACCGAACATCGTATTCGGTATAGCAGTATTTATCGGAATCATTGGAAACAGCCTAGCAACGTTTAGTAAGCGAATCGCAACAAATATTGAGTTCTACTCATTTGAATCGAGGTTCACAAGATATGCCGTGAAAGACTACCTTCTTGATCAGATGCTCGTTCAACTTGCGTTAAATACGCTAATATTCATGGCTGTACTTGCATTCGCGGTTTCTTTTTTTAACCTCCATGTTACAACCAGTCTGGTAGTTCAGTTTCTACTCCTCACGGTTATGGGAATATATTTTAGCATTATCGGTTTTGTGCTCGGTGTGCGCGTTGATGCAAAGACACTTGATACGATTAGCTTTCCTGCTATCATCTTGGCAGCGATGACAATAATACCATTTGCTTCTCTAGGTGCAGATGGAGGATTCATCGGGGCTGTTAGCAAAATTCAGATGATTTTCCCTGGATACTATTACAGTGATATCGTAACAGCGATTTCGTCAGGGCGTCCAGTTGATTCAAAAGATGTTTTGCTATTTCTAATAGTGTTCATCTTGAACATAATTCCGCTTTACTTAATAGTTCCAAGAGTGAAAGAAATCAAGAGTAGATAG
- a CDS encoding 2-hydroxyacyl-CoA dehydratase subunit D, with protein MAEEIKKPKKPIDPNSAKFKLGKIAGDAFASAIEAKKEGIPVAWVSSNFPVEIPETLGIATAYPENQAAGIAARGAGERMCNVAEADGYSNDICAYARVSLAYAKLKECPEQDVAMPDVLLCCNNICNCMIKWYENLARDLNIPMIILDIPFNPDYEVSDAEVEYVSAQFWDAVHQLEKLFGLKWDDEKFKQVTGFSCRASRAWLDATAQAKYVPSPFNGFDLLNHMAVMVTARGKEEAGEAMETLLKEYKENHLNGTSTFRAEEKYRIMFEGIACWPYLRATSHGLKDRGINMVTTIYADAFGFDYHSFDEMIKAYCSVPNAINLEKSRDKRIKLCKDNHVEGLLVHTNRSCKLWSGFMYEMSRQIGEACDIPVTSFDGDQADPRNFSEAQYDTRVQGLMEIMESNKAEKGDK; from the coding sequence ATGGCAGAGGAAATCAAAAAGCCTAAGAAGCCAATTGATCCTAATTCAGCTAAATTCAAGCTTGGGAAAATTGCTGGTGATGCATTTGCAAGTGCGATTGAAGCTAAGAAGGAAGGTATTCCAGTTGCATGGGTTTCAAGTAACTTTCCGGTAGAGATACCAGAGACTTTAGGCATCGCTACTGCATATCCTGAAAATCAGGCTGCAGGAATCGCTGCCCGTGGTGCAGGGGAGAGAATGTGTAACGTTGCAGAAGCAGATGGTTATTCGAACGATATCTGCGCATATGCGAGAGTGAGCCTCGCATACGCCAAGCTCAAGGAGTGTCCAGAGCAGGATGTAGCGATGCCAGATGTGCTTCTATGTTGCAACAATATCTGTAACTGCATGATCAAGTGGTACGAGAATCTAGCAAGGGATTTAAATATTCCGATGATTATCCTAGACATACCATTTAACCCTGATTACGAAGTATCTGACGCTGAGGTTGAATATGTTTCCGCTCAGTTCTGGGACGCAGTTCACCAGCTCGAGAAGCTATTTGGACTAAAGTGGGATGATGAAAAGTTCAAGCAGGTTACAGGTTTTAGCTGCAGAGCGAGCAGAGCTTGGCTCGATGCGACAGCACAGGCAAAATACGTACCTTCTCCATTCAATGGATTCGATCTATTAAACCACATGGCTGTAATGGTTACGGCGAGAGGTAAGGAAGAAGCAGGCGAGGCAATGGAGACACTTCTCAAGGAGTATAAGGAAAATCACCTAAATGGAACAAGTACATTTAGGGCAGAAGAGAAGTACAGAATCATGTTCGAAGGAATCGCTTGCTGGCCATATCTGAGAGCAACATCTCATGGTCTCAAAGATCGCGGCATCAACATGGTGACAACGATATATGCGGATGCTTTTGGGTTTGACTATCATTCATTCGATGAGATGATCAAGGCTTACTGCAGTGTACCAAATGCTATAAACCTCGAGAAGTCGAGAGATAAGAGAATAAAGCTTTGCAAGGACAACCACGTGGAAGGATTGCTTGTACATACCAATCGTTCATGCAAGCTGTGGAGCGGATTCATGTACGAGATGAGCAGACAGATAGGAGAGGCTTGCGATATACCAGTTACAAGCTTTGATGGAGACCAGGCAGACCCAAGGAACTTCTCTGAGGCACAATATGATACGAGAGTGCAGGGCCTTATGGAAATTATGGAGTCAAACAAAGCTGAGAAAGGAGATAAGTAG
- a CDS encoding metal-dependent transcriptional regulator — MKIQKSSEDYLETMLMLSEQRGYIKSIDIARHLDVTKPSVSYATKRLRENGYITMDDDGLIHLTETGMSIATKIYDRHKMLSRFLNLLGIDKETADEDACKIEHDISQETYEAICNHVNNFLAECPAMNHEEEPSA, encoded by the coding sequence ATGAAAATTCAGAAGTCTTCAGAAGATTATTTAGAGACAATGCTGATGCTTAGTGAGCAGAGAGGATACATTAAGTCCATCGATATTGCAAGGCATCTCGATGTTACGAAGCCTAGCGTTTCATATGCTACCAAAAGGCTCAGAGAGAACGGCTACATTACTATGGACGATGATGGTCTGATTCACCTCACTGAGACTGGAATGTCTATTGCTACAAAAATTTACGATAGGCACAAGATGCTTTCCCGTTTCTTAAACCTGCTTGGTATTGATAAGGAAACTGCTGATGAGGATGCGTGCAAAATCGAGCATGATATCAGCCAAGAGACATACGAAGCTATTTGTAACCATGTTAACAACTTCTTGGCAGAGTGCCCTGCGATGAATCATGAGGAAGAACCGTCGGCATAG
- a CDS encoding DUF2130 domain-containing protein, translating to MQQIKCPKCGEVFQIDEAGYAAIVKQVRDREFNIEIKRAEEQYKEDKAAAVSLAKAETEKKVQEIISDKDQEIVRLRASIEAYDKEKALAVNEAVQQKESEYRKLVDEKESEHRKVAASLDEEISQKKEQLQRLSGELKVSEKQAELNIQVLKDEYETKLKMKDEQIDYYKDLKARQSTKMVGETLEQHCEIEFNKLRATAFQNAYFEKDNDARSGSKGDYIFRENDAAGLEVVSIMFEMKNEMDTTATKHKNEDFFKELDKDRKEKKCEYAVLVSMLESENEYYNQGIVDVSHRYEKMYVIRPQFFIPMISLLRNMGYNSLKYKQELETIKAQNVDITHFEEDMENFKSAFARNYDLASRKFQEAIDEIDKSINHLEKIKKALTSSENNLRLANNKAEDLTIKKLTKNNPTMQEMFKSLEKSE from the coding sequence ATGCAGCAGATAAAATGCCCTAAGTGTGGCGAAGTATTTCAAATAGATGAAGCCGGTTATGCAGCAATAGTTAAGCAGGTCAGAGATAGAGAATTTAATATTGAGATAAAGCGTGCTGAGGAACAGTACAAAGAGGATAAAGCTGCGGCTGTTAGCCTTGCGAAGGCTGAGACAGAAAAGAAAGTCCAAGAAATTATTTCAGATAAAGATCAGGAAATAGTAAGGCTTCGTGCTAGCATCGAGGCATATGACAAGGAGAAAGCATTAGCAGTCAATGAGGCAGTACAGCAGAAGGAATCTGAATATAGGAAGTTAGTCGATGAAAAAGAATCTGAACATCGCAAGGTAGCAGCTTCTCTAGATGAAGAAATTTCACAAAAGAAGGAACAGCTTCAAAGGCTTTCTGGCGAGCTAAAGGTTAGTGAAAAGCAGGCCGAGCTAAATATACAGGTGCTTAAGGACGAGTATGAGACTAAACTTAAGATGAAGGATGAACAAATAGATTACTACAAGGATCTCAAAGCTCGCCAATCCACGAAGATGGTTGGCGAGACACTAGAACAACACTGTGAGATAGAATTTAATAAGCTCAGAGCAACTGCATTTCAGAATGCATATTTTGAAAAGGATAACGATGCTCGCAGTGGAAGCAAGGGCGATTATATATTCAGAGAGAATGATGCGGCAGGGCTTGAGGTCGTATCTATAATGTTTGAAATGAAGAACGAGATGGATACGACAGCAACAAAGCATAAGAATGAAGATTTTTTCAAGGAACTTGACAAAGACAGAAAAGAAAAAAAGTGCGAATATGCAGTGCTCGTTTCGATGCTAGAGTCTGAGAATGAATACTACAATCAGGGGATTGTGGACGTATCGCATAGATATGAGAAGATGTATGTGATAAGACCGCAGTTCTTCATTCCGATGATATCACTGCTTCGCAACATGGGATATAACTCTCTAAAGTACAAGCAGGAACTGGAGACGATTAAGGCACAGAATGTTGATATCACCCATTTCGAGGAAGACATGGAGAATTTCAAAAGTGCTTTTGCGAGAAATTATGATCTGGCTTCTAGAAAATTCCAGGAAGCGATAGATGAGATAGATAAATCGATTAACCATCTTGAAAAGATCAAGAAGGCTTTAACTTCCTCAGAGAATAACTTGAGGCTAGCGAATAATAAAGCCGAGGATTTGACGATAAAAAAACTTACCAAAAATAACCCAACGATGCAGGAGATGTTCAAATCGCTTGAAAAGAGTGAATAA
- a CDS encoding peptide MFS transporter — translation MTELERKRKFPIAFWVCGCTEIFERLSFYLGRSLILVFVTTAVASGGLGLANTTGAKMQADLTAYSYLAGFLGAFITDKLVGARYTTPVGMLIIAIGYFSGSVAHDATLVYVMVFCVAFGLGLFKTGPLIGRVVRPEDLNSAYSIRYSLVNVGAFFGPLVAGILYQYTFKSGNVLGFRPCFRLAAISMLLGCIWFTVGMLLKGKDYGKKPFKMYKTEEELKREAEEKAAAKTHQKMTLLEKKRVSAIVLVSAFQIIFWMFWYLAYLPIYYHWTENMNWKVGGFTVPTTWFDSLNALFCVISGPLTALLWQKLAARPQGDISIFKKLGLGLGFLGIGYIYYAVIDIVRGDSKPTVLLLVIFFVFLTLGEMFFSPLGNAFIGQYSPSRLLAIMSAVWGLGLFAAAKLYGNVYAFAFSGKFAFSKACITIAAIAFVSTVILFALDGKLMSLVKDKDEA, via the coding sequence ATGACAGAACTTGAAAGAAAGCGCAAATTCCCGATAGCGTTTTGGGTTTGTGGCTGCACAGAGATCTTTGAACGTCTATCATTTTATCTTGGTCGTTCTCTGATTCTAGTTTTTGTTACCACTGCTGTTGCATCTGGTGGACTTGGTCTTGCTAATACAACAGGCGCAAAGATGCAGGCGGATTTAACCGCTTATTCATATCTTGCAGGTTTCCTAGGAGCATTCATCACCGATAAATTAGTAGGTGCTAGATATACTACTCCGGTCGGAATGCTCATCATCGCAATCGGATATTTCTCTGGATCCGTTGCACATGATGCCACGCTTGTATATGTAATGGTATTCTGCGTCGCATTTGGTCTAGGTCTATTTAAGACTGGTCCACTTATCGGAAGAGTTGTACGCCCTGAGGATCTTAACTCAGCATATTCTATCCGCTATTCACTCGTTAACGTCGGAGCATTCTTCGGACCGCTAGTTGCTGGAATCCTTTATCAATACACCTTTAAATCAGGTAATGTTCTAGGTTTCCGTCCTTGCTTTAGACTTGCTGCTATATCAATGCTTCTTGGTTGTATCTGGTTCACAGTTGGAATGCTGTTAAAGGGTAAGGACTATGGCAAGAAGCCATTTAAGATGTACAAGACCGAAGAAGAGCTAAAGAGAGAGGCTGAAGAGAAGGCAGCGGCAAAGACACATCAAAAGATGACTCTTCTCGAGAAGAAGCGTGTATCCGCAATCGTTCTAGTTTCAGCCTTTCAGATAATATTTTGGATGTTCTGGTATCTAGCTTATCTTCCAATCTACTACCACTGGACAGAGAATATGAACTGGAAGGTTGGCGGATTTACTGTTCCTACAACATGGTTCGACTCACTAAACGCTCTATTCTGCGTTATTTCTGGACCTCTAACTGCTCTTCTATGGCAGAAGCTTGCAGCTCGTCCACAGGGAGATATCAGCATCTTTAAGAAGCTGGGGCTAGGACTAGGATTCCTCGGAATCGGATACATCTATTACGCTGTAATAGATATCGTACGTGGGGATAGCAAGCCTACAGTACTTCTTCTAGTTATCTTCTTCGTATTCCTAACACTTGGAGAGATGTTCTTCTCACCTCTAGGAAATGCATTTATCGGTCAGTACTCACCAAGCCGTCTACTAGCTATCATGTCAGCAGTATGGGGACTCGGACTATTCGCAGCAGCTAAGCTATATGGAAATGTATATGCATTTGCATTCAGTGGAAAGTTCGCATTCTCCAAAGCTTGTATAACAATCGCTGCTATTGCATTTGTAAGCACGGTCATCCTATTCGCTCTCGACGGAAAGTTAATGTCGCTAGTTAAGGATAAAGATGAAGCATAA
- a CDS encoding 2-hydroxyacyl-CoA dehydratase subunit D — MTYSSIKEFHEIASSPRKQIDKYLAEGKKIVLTVPYYTPDEIVYSMGLVPMGTWGADMELNRAKEYFPAFMCSIVQSILELGISGKFKGASAIIIPSLCDTLKTMGENWKYAVPDIKFIPMTYPQNRKPAYGIAYTRAGYERVIKDLEECTGAKFSMYRLAESNKLYNEHNEAMRRVDELLARHAEVTVQERSDIFASANYMLVEEHTALVKKLIAELEASEESVGNYPVVVSGILTDMTGLSEAFDEIGIHIVADDVCAHSRQYRTDVPDGDDPLQALAVKFANTDNCSVLYNVEKPRIQWIIDIAKERGAKGVVVVMTKFCDPEEFDFVCIKEACEKADLPLALVEVDRQMKQFEQVKTNLETFRDMLMF, encoded by the coding sequence ATGACATACAGTTCAATTAAAGAGTTTCATGAGATAGCATCATCTCCTCGCAAACAGATCGATAAATACCTTGCAGAAGGCAAGAAAATCGTGCTTACAGTTCCTTACTACACACCCGATGAAATTGTATACTCTATGGGGCTTGTTCCAATGGGAACTTGGGGCGCAGACATGGAGCTTAACAGAGCGAAGGAATACTTTCCTGCATTCATGTGCTCTATCGTGCAATCAATCCTAGAACTAGGAATCTCCGGAAAGTTCAAGGGTGCGAGCGCAATCATAATCCCGTCTCTCTGTGACACTCTCAAGACTATGGGTGAGAACTGGAAGTATGCAGTACCAGACATCAAATTCATACCTATGACCTATCCGCAGAACAGAAAGCCTGCATATGGAATCGCCTATACGAGGGCTGGATACGAAAGAGTCATTAAGGATCTTGAGGAATGTACTGGCGCGAAGTTCTCGATGTATAGGCTAGCTGAATCGAACAAGCTTTATAACGAACACAACGAAGCGATGAGACGAGTGGATGAATTACTTGCAAGACACGCAGAAGTGACGGTGCAGGAGAGAAGCGATATATTTGCAAGCGCTAACTATATGCTTGTAGAGGAACATACCGCTCTTGTAAAAAAACTTATCGCCGAGCTTGAAGCTTCCGAGGAGAGCGTAGGTAATTATCCGGTGGTTGTATCTGGAATTCTTACCGACATGACAGGATTAAGTGAAGCTTTCGATGAGATAGGAATTCATATCGTAGCAGATGATGTCTGTGCACATTCAAGGCAGTATAGAACTGATGTGCCAGATGGAGATGATCCACTACAAGCTCTCGCTGTTAAATTTGCAAACACTGACAATTGCTCAGTTCTCTATAACGTAGAAAAGCCAAGAATTCAGTGGATTATAGATATAGCGAAGGAGAGAGGCGCAAAGGGAGTTGTCGTGGTAATGACAAAGTTTTGTGATCCTGAGGAATTCGACTTCGTATGTATTAAGGAAGCTTGTGAAAAAGCGGATTTACCACTTGCCCTAGTTGAGGTTGACAGGCAGATGAAGCAGTTTGAACAGGTTAAGACTAACCTCGAAACATTCCGTGACATGTTAATGTTTTAA
- a CDS encoding sensor histidine kinase, whose product MLLKIFSIALKILLTMLLYSQVSEKKFKPYWYMIFPLVYVVIFMLCPPAGYFGYFFIFVAYSFFANPHGNKLFNLFIGVYPIVILSLLGRLLAYHIFPLVGIAVYNEVNISIYDLLIDALTFPFYILIIKTLKLDFNDLKKGFERNFFNRMLLVVDVSMLVYMLIISVLMIFGEKISHADYLRGHINDIYILLFFVMLLYLNSTSKEKLKEEILKQKDIQLSELSNYSHHIENLYGEIRSFRHDYINILTSIKVGIDNKDIDAIKSVYEGVLGDSGKQLYNSKFDIAKLSNIKNDAVKSVLSAKLIEAHSRGVEIAIEIEDAVYDFKIDLLDFIKVMSILCDNAIEASLESELPKLTVALILDGEALILVVENSTVDERVNISNIFEEGYSSKGEGRGIGLHNVREILAKYPFSSVSTRSADYLFSQTITFRK is encoded by the coding sequence ATGTTATTAAAAATTTTTAGTATTGCGCTTAAGATACTCTTAACAATGCTTTTATACAGTCAGGTAAGTGAGAAAAAGTTTAAGCCGTATTGGTATATGATTTTTCCGCTGGTTTACGTTGTGATTTTTATGTTATGCCCACCAGCTGGATACTTCGGATACTTTTTTATATTTGTAGCATACAGCTTTTTCGCTAATCCTCATGGCAATAAGCTATTTAACCTATTTATTGGGGTTTATCCTATCGTTATATTAAGCTTGCTCGGAAGACTACTTGCGTATCACATATTCCCTCTAGTGGGAATCGCGGTTTATAACGAGGTAAATATTAGTATTTACGATTTATTGATTGATGCTCTCACATTCCCTTTCTACATTCTTATCATTAAAACTCTGAAATTAGACTTTAACGATTTGAAAAAGGGGTTTGAGCGCAACTTCTTTAACCGTATGCTACTTGTCGTGGATGTATCAATGCTTGTATACATGCTTATTATTTCAGTCCTTATGATCTTTGGTGAGAAAATATCGCATGCTGATTACTTGCGTGGTCATATCAATGATATCTATATTCTGTTATTCTTCGTGATGCTACTTTATCTAAATTCAACCTCAAAGGAAAAGCTTAAGGAGGAGATTCTTAAACAAAAGGATATTCAGCTAAGCGAACTATCGAACTATAGTCATCACATAGAGAATTTATACGGTGAGATTCGCAGCTTTCGCCATGATTACATCAATATCCTTACCAGCATAAAAGTAGGTATTGATAATAAGGATATCGATGCAATCAAGAGCGTCTATGAAGGTGTTCTCGGGGACAGTGGTAAACAACTATATAACAGCAAGTTTGATATAGCAAAACTCTCTAATATAAAAAACGATGCCGTGAAAAGTGTACTTTCTGCAAAGCTTATTGAAGCACATAGTAGAGGTGTGGAAATCGCAATTGAGATAGAAGATGCTGTATATGACTTCAAGATAGATTTGCTAGACTTTATCAAAGTGATGTCAATTCTCTGTGATAATGCAATCGAAGCGAGCTTAGAGTCAGAATTGCCAAAGCTGACAGTTGCACTGATTCTCGATGGTGAAGCGCTGATATTAGTGGTTGAAAATTCGACTGTTGATGAGAGAGTGAATATCAGCAATATATTTGAAGAAGGTTACTCAAGTAAAGGCGAGGGAAGAGGGATTGGACTTCATAATGTCAGAGAAATCCTTGCAAAGTATCCTTTTTCATCCGTATCTACTCGAAGCGCAGATTATCTGTTCTCTCAGACGATTACATTTAGAAAATAA